A stretch of the Rhinoderma darwinii isolate aRhiDar2 chromosome 3, aRhiDar2.hap1, whole genome shotgun sequence genome encodes the following:
- the TMEM60 gene encoding transmembrane protein 60, translating into MRMSLAQRVLLTWLFSLLFLIMLVLKLDEKAPWNWFIIFIPIWIFDTILIVMLIVKMAGRCKSGYDPRNGAQNMKKKSWYLTAMFLKLAFCLALCALLEQFTSMLLCLVFIPLWILLIGGLIELGYNVFYVRRD; encoded by the coding sequence ATGAGAATGTCCCTGGCGCAGAGAGTGCTGCTGACATGGCTCTTCAGTTTACTTTTCTTGATCATGTTGGTGCTGAAGCTGGATGAGAAAGCCCCATGGAACTGGTTCATCATCTTCATACCCATCTGGATATTTGACACTATATTAATCGTTATGTTAATTGTAAAAATGGCAGGACGGTGTAAATCTGGATATGACCCCAGGAATGGAGCTCAAAATATGAAGAAAAAGTCTTGGTATCTTACGGCTATGTTCTTGAAATTGGCATTTTGTCTTGCCCTATGTGCCTTGCTGGAACAGTTCACCAGTATGTTGTTGTGTCTCGTATTTATTCCATTGTGGATCTTGCTCATTGGAGGACTGATTGAACTTGGATACAATGTGTTTTACGTGAGACGTGATTAG